The genomic window GAGCTACAGAACCCCTCCCCGCACCACCGGAATGCGCCCCCCACCCCCCCGGGGGGCTCTTCCACTTCCCGGACTCTGCACCGGGCCAGGTCCGCACCGCACCGGGCCCCGCAGCGGGCGGGGTCCCGCACCGGAACCGGATCACCGGATCGGGCGCGTCTCCCCGCGTCCCGTGATCCGCAGGACCTCTCCCGGGCGGAGCTGCGCCAGCTCGGACACGATCTGGTCGAGCTGTCCGGGCGCGAACGCCCCGATGAAGTGGCCGACGACACGTCCCTGCGGGTCCAGGAAGAACGTCTCCGGGGCCCCCGTGACGCGGTAGCTGCGCGTGGTGCGTCCGGTGGCGTCCCGGACGCTTGGGTAGCGGATCTCGAACTCGTCCTCGTAGCGCGTCGCCTCGTCGCGGCCGTCGCGGATGTTCACCCCCAGGAACGCCACCCCTCGGTGTTCGGCCGCGGCGCGGGCGAGCTCCGGCGCCTCGTCACGGCACGGCGTGCACCACGACGCCCAGAAGTTGAGGACGGCGGGGCGCCCGCGCAGGTCCTCCGGACCCATCCGGGCGTCCGGGTTGCGCAGGACCGGGAGCGAGAACGCAGGCGCCGGCCTCAGCAGCTCCGCCTGCGGAGAGGCCCGGAACAGGGCCACGCCCGAGACGGCGAGGACGGCGGCCAGGGGGGCGAGCCAGAGGAGGCGTCGCATACGCGACCAGGATACGGGCCCCCGGACCCCGGGGGGTCAGCCGCGGCCCTGGCAGATGTGGGGCTGCTCGGGGCCGGAGCAGTCGAAGTAGACGTGCTTCAACAGTCCCCGCATCTCACGGCGCTCGAGCGTGGTGATGTAGTGAGCCTGGTTCCAGACCGCGTAGAAGTTGTCGTCGTCCACAGGGAAGAAGTAGTTGCCTCCCCTGGTGCCGTTCTCCACCCGCTTGTTCTCGTACGAGGCGGGGTCGTCGAACACCTTGCGCGCACCCGGACCGACCTTGTGCCGCATCGGGGGCGGGTCGAACAGTCCGAGCGTGACGCCGCACCGGGGGTTGCCGAACTCCCCCTCCCAGGGCGAGTGGTCGCAGCGGGTCACGGTCATGGGCTCGTCGGTCAGGTTCGTGATGGCCTTCACCCAGTAGGTGCGGGGGACGGTCCCGGTCGCGAGGGGCTGGACCGGGTTGCTGAGGTAGCCGAGCGGTATCCCGCGGGACTCGACCGTGTGGGCGAGGTAGGGCCTGAAGGTGAACTGCGGCGTCGGCCCGGGCACGATCAGGATCTCGATCCACCTGAACGGTGCGCAGAGCGGGCTGCGGTGGTCCGGGTCCGTACCGGCGCAGATGGCGCCCACGGGGTCGGGTTCGACCGCGTTCGGGCGCGGGGGGGCGGGCGGCGCGAAAGGGCCCAGTCCCGCCGCGCGCGCGGGCGCGGCTTGGCTGACGAGCGCCATGAGGACGACGATGAGCGCGTAGCGGCGCATAGCCTTCAGCAGCAACCTTCGGTTCGGTGAGCGTTCCCACCCCTACCGTTCGCGACCGGGAGACGAACTCCTCCCCGTCGCAGCGGTCACCTCTGGGCTGGGTTCTCCCAGGCGGCGTCCGTCTCCAGGAGCGGCTCCAGGTAGGCGTGGAACTGAGCCGCCTCGGCGATCGGGTGCAGGCGCTGCGGACGCTGCAGGGTCGCCAGCGTCAGGGCGGCGAGGACCGCCATGAGGGCGACCCACCGCACGTCGCGCGGGGCATCGACCGGACCGGCTCTCGCGACGAGGGCCGCCTCCACCGGGTCGGTGACGGGGGCGGGCGGGGGCGTGGCGAGCAGGACCGGGTCCTCCGACGAACCCTCGTCGGCCGGGCGCAGCAGGACCGGACGCTGGCTGAAGTAGTTCCACAACGCCACCGTCTCGGCGTAGTGGTCGGGGGCGTTCATGACCACGGTCAGGGCGCGTCCGGGACCGAGCTGGGCCGCTGCCACCAGGCACTTCCCGGCCCGGTTGGTGAACCCGGTCTTGATCCCCAGGGTCCCGGGCTCCTGGCCCAGCAGCTTGTTGTGGTTGTCGAAGGACCGCGGGTTGCCTCCAGGCCACGGGAGGGTGAACCGCGGGGTGGCCACGATCTCGGCGAGGACGGGGTCCTCGAGGAGCTGGCGGCCGAAGATGGCCATGTCCCAGGCGCTCGAGTAGTGCTCGGGCGCGTCCATCCCGTGGGGGTTGACCAGGTGGGTGTCGAAGGCGCCCAGGGCCCGGGCCTTCTCGTTCATGAGCGCGATGAAGTGGTCGTACCCGTGGGGGTCGTGGGCGGCGAGGACGTGTCCGGCGTCGTTGGCCGACTTGAGGAGCAGGGCGTACAGCAGCTGCTGGACGGTGAAGCGCATCCCGGGCTCCATCCCGAGCTTCCCGCCCCTCACCTGCAGGACGTCCTGCGGCACCACGGCCTCCTCGGCCAGCGTGAACAGGTCGCGGGCGACGAGCGCGGTGACGACCTTCGTCATGCTGGCGGGAGGGAGCCGGTGGCGGGCCTGCTTCGACAGCAGGACCCTGCCGTCGTCCAGGTCGACGAGGATGGCGGCAGTGGACCCGAGCGCGGGCGGGGCTCCCGGATCGGGGGTGGGGACCGGGTCCACCCGCTCCGTCTCGAGCTGCGGGTCCTGCTGTGCAGCGGCCGGCGCGACACCGACGGCGGATGCGAGGAGCAGGCTGGCCCCGAGGGCCCATATCCACCGTCTCACGCGTTCGTCACCTCCGGCCGCCGCTCGAAGGC from Actinomycetota bacterium includes these protein-coding regions:
- a CDS encoding redoxin domain-containing protein; the encoded protein is MRRLLWLAPLAAVLAVSGVALFRASPQAELLRPAPAFSLPVLRNPDARMGPEDLRGRPAVLNFWASWCTPCRDEAPELARAAAEHRGVAFLGVNIRDGRDEATRYEDEFEIRYPSVRDATGRTTRSYRVTGAPETFFLDPQGRVVGHFIGAFAPGQLDQIVSELAQLRPGEVLRITGRGETRPIR
- a CDS encoding D-alanyl-D-alanine carboxypeptidase family protein: MRRWIWALGASLLLASAVGVAPAAAQQDPQLETERVDPVPTPDPGAPPALGSTAAILVDLDDGRVLLSKQARHRLPPASMTKVVTALVARDLFTLAEEAVVPQDVLQVRGGKLGMEPGMRFTVQQLLYALLLKSANDAGHVLAAHDPHGYDHFIALMNEKARALGAFDTHLVNPHGMDAPEHYSSAWDMAIFGRQLLEDPVLAEIVATPRFTLPWPGGNPRSFDNHNKLLGQEPGTLGIKTGFTNRAGKCLVAAAQLGPGRALTVVMNAPDHYAETVALWNYFSQRPVLLRPADEGSSEDPVLLATPPPAPVTDPVEAALVARAGPVDAPRDVRWVALMAVLAALTLATLQRPQRLHPIAEAAQFHAYLEPLLETDAAWENPAQR